The sequence CGACTCCCGGTCGATCGCCGACCGTGTCGCCGCCATCGGCGCCGCGATCTCGCACGACTATGCGGGTAAGCAGCCGCTTATGATCGGCTTGCTCGCCGCGGCCGCGACGTTCCTCGCCGACCTGGCGCGAGCCGTGACCATCCCCTGCCACCTCGATTTCATTGCCGTGAACAAGTACGGCGATGCGGACGGCATCGTGGTCGAGAAGGACGTGGCGATTCCGCTGGCCGGGCGCCACGTCATCCTCGTGGACGACACCGTCGACACGGGTCTGACCCTGCAATACGTCTACAAGACGCTGATGGAGCGGGGGCCCGCCTCGCTGGCCGTTTGTACGCTGCTCGACCGGCCACACAGGAGAATCGTGGACATTGAAATCAAGTACAGGGCCTTCGAGGTCCCCGACGTATTCGTCGTGGGTTACGGCCTCGATTACCTTGGACGCTATCGGGAGTTACCGGCGTTGTATGCACACGGGACCTGGCCCGGATAAAATGGGCCGTTATGCTCGCTTAAGATTCTTGCTGGCATGGCTGTGTGCGGTCGCGCCGGCGATCTTGCCGCTTCCCTCTCCCGCTCTCGAACTGCGGTCGATCGAACAGGCTGCCGCGGATTACCGCAGCCCGAACGAGCGTCTCCAGGAGATGTTCCGCGCCGCGCTTCTCGACACGAGCCGGCTTGCGCAGTACGCTCCCGACGGCACAGCCTACATCATGACGGGCGACATTCCGGCCGAATGGCTCCGCGACGCGAGCGCGCAGGCCCGGCCGTACCTGTTCTTTGCGAAGGAAGATCCCGAAGTGCGCGGGCTGCTGCGCGCGATCGTCGGCCGCATGGCGAAGTACCTGCAGATCGATCCCTACGCCAACGCCTACACGCTCGACTATCGCGTTTGGGAACAGAAGTTTGAGCTCGATTCCCTCGCCTACCCCACCGTGCTCGCGTGGAGCTATTGGAAGACGACTGGCGACACGTCGATCTTTTCGGGCGACTTCTCGAAGATGCTCGACGGCGTGCTCGTCACTATGGAGCGGGAGCAGAACCATCCGCGCGACTCACGCTACGCGCACAAGGAGCTCCCCAACAACGGTCGCGGCAACCCCGTCGGCTACACGGGCATGATTTGGACCGGCTTTCGTCCTTCGGACGACGCGTGTCAATACAACTATTTGATTCCGTCGGAGATGTTCGCCGTCGTTGCTCTGGGCGACATGGCGGACATCGAACTCAACGTCTACCACAACATCGTCAAGGCCCGCGAGGCCAAGGCGCTGCGCGACGAGGTGCAGCGCGGCATCCAGACGTATGGCCTCGTGCTCGTGCCGAAGTACGGCTACATCTACGCCTACGAGGTCGACGGCCTCGGCCACGCGATTCTCACCGACGATGCCAACATCCCCAGCCTGCTCGCCTCGCCGTACTTCGGCTACACGACGCCCAGCGACCGCTACTACGACAACACGCGGCGGTTCTTGCTCTCCCAAGACAACCCGTCGTTCTATCAGGGTCACTGG is a genomic window of Candidatus Binatia bacterium containing:
- a CDS encoding phosphoribosyltransferase family protein, with product MIGEPLFDSRSIADRVAAIGAAISHDYAGKQPLMIGLLAAAATFLADLARAVTIPCHLDFIAVNKYGDADGIVVEKDVAIPLAGRHVILVDDTVDTGLTLQYVYKTLMERGPASLAVCTLLDRPHRRIVDIEIKYRAFEVPDVFVVGYGLDYLGRYRELPALYAHGTWPG
- a CDS encoding glycoside hydrolase family 125 protein — protein: MLAWLCAVAPAILPLPSPALELRSIEQAAADYRSPNERLQEMFRAALLDTSRLAQYAPDGTAYIMTGDIPAEWLRDASAQARPYLFFAKEDPEVRGLLRAIVGRMAKYLQIDPYANAYTLDYRVWEQKFELDSLAYPTVLAWSYWKTTGDTSIFSGDFSKMLDGVLVTMEREQNHPRDSRYAHKELPNNGRGNPVGYTGMIWTGFRPSDDACQYNYLIPSEMFAVVALGDMADIELNVYHNIVKAREAKALRDEVQRGIQTYGLVLVPKYGYIYAYEVDGLGHAILTDDANIPSLLASPYFGYTTPSDRYYDNTRRFLLSQDNPSFYQGHWARGIGSYHTPENWVWPLALIIEGMTATTGAEKQDVLGQLLASDPGDHLLHESFNPNNPQQYTRRNFGWPNALFSEFVMTQFEGTAQIPMGDTSDLEFRTE